The Microlunatus soli genome contains the following window.
CCATGATCATCGACATTGATGACGACACGGACGCCTTCGCGCTGCTGCCGGTGAGTGGCGCTCACCAGGGCCTGCTCACCGCCTCCGACGCCGAGGAAGTCTCCGATGTCCTACCACCGGGAGCGACCGCGATGGTCGTGGCCTGGGAGAACATGTGGGCGGTCCGGATGAGGATCGCTGTCCATGACGCGGGGGGCCAGATCGTCGCCCACGAACGGATTGCCGAGGACAGTCTGGTCGGGGCCTTCGCAACACTTCCGAGCATTGAGGACGGTGAATGATCATGCTCGCCAGACGATTCGGACGGCCGGGACTGCTCGGGCTGGCCGCGCGGACTGCAGTTGTTGCCGGTACGGCCAGTGCGGTCTCCGGCGGAATGGCCCGCCGCCAGCAGCAACGGCAGGCCGACCAGCAGGAGCTGCAGGACTACGAGGCGCAACGCCAGCAGGCGCAGACGGCCGCCGCGGTGCAGGCCGCGCAGCCGGCCGCTGCTCCTCAACAGCCGGCCGCCACCGACACCGTCTCCCAGCTGGAACGGCTGGCGGCCCTGCAGAAGCAAGGCGTTCTCACCGACGAGGAGTTCGCCGCCCAGAAGGCGCGGATCCTCCAGGGCTGAGCCGTCGTGACCGAGACACCACCGACGTCGCATCAGCTGCGGGAGCGGATCGCCCAGCTGGAGGCGGAGAACCGTACCCTGCGCGAGCGATCGGTGCCGACGCCCGAGTCGCTGGCACCGAGTGCGCCACCCGTGCTGAGCCGACGGGGTCGTGGTTGGGCCGTACTGTCGCTGTGTCTGATCATCGTCGGGTGCGTCCTGGCTCCGTTGTCCGTGGTGACGGTCTGGGCCAGGGCGACGCTGGTCGACACCGACCGTTTCGTCGCCACCTACGCACCGCTGGCCAACAGCCTGGTCGTCCAGGACTACGTCATCGATCAGTCGGTAACGGTGATCGACCAGAAGGTCGACATCGACCTATTGACCGCCAACCTGATCGACGGCATCAAGGACCTGGGTACCGGGCCGCGGGCCAATGCGGCTCTGGACGCGCTGCAGGGGCCCGCGGCCAGCGGACTGAAGAACCTGATCCGCAGTGGGGTGACGGAATTCGTTCGCTCCGACGCGTTTGCTCAGACCTGGCAGCAGGCGTTGCGGATCAGCCACACCCAGTTGATGGCGACGGTGCGTGATGATCCGCAGGCCATCCTGAAGGCCCAGCAGGACGGCACGATCGGCATCCAACTTGGCCCG
Protein-coding sequences here:
- a CDS encoding SHOCT domain-containing protein produces the protein MIMLARRFGRPGLLGLAARTAVVAGTASAVSGGMARRQQQRQADQQELQDYEAQRQQAQTAAAVQAAQPAAAPQQPAATDTVSQLERLAALQKQGVLTDEEFAAQKARILQG
- a CDS encoding DUF6325 family protein, encoding MSVQTAPVGPVDVAIVVFPESDIGSSLTDAIADAIGSGAVRLLDALIVQKDNNGKTMIIDIDDDTDAFALLPVSGAHQGLLTASDAEEVSDVLPPGATAMVVAWENMWAVRMRIAVHDAGGQIVAHERIAEDSLVGAFATLPSIEDGE